In Phragmites australis chromosome 16, lpPhrAust1.1, whole genome shotgun sequence, one DNA window encodes the following:
- the LOC133896134 gene encoding uncharacterized protein LOC133896134, protein MPSSEVPGEVAWTRTTQVNFCSDVWRDFDYNASDSATGGAATATCKICGTPMCAGSKNGTSHLRRHQGGKRCMARAAARRLAAPDAAAEPSPGDHDYSMVTADEEEQQDEEEGFMFVDGMNIVEVYDELMAMGLVDIDQGSAVVAAPDAHFPANYMPVSQAANSSTGWFLEKQRRKAESQKRLVLDKFSQDVPLQ, encoded by the exons GGCCTGGACCAGGACCACGCAGGTTAATTTCTGCTCCGACGTGTGGAGGGACTTCGACTACAACGCCTCGGACTCCGCCACCGGCGGAGCGGCCACGGCGACCTGCAAGATTTGCGGCACGCCGATGTGTGCCGGCAGCAAAAACGGAACCTCTCACCTTCGGCGGCACCAAGGGGGCAAGAGATGCATGGCCCGGGCTGCAGCGAGGCGGCTGGCCGCGCCTGATGCTGCCGCAGAACCTTCCCCAGGTGACCACGACTATTCCATGGTCACCgccgatgaggaggagcagcaggatgaggaggagggatTCATGTTCGTGGACGGCATGAATATCGTTGAGGTCTACGATGAACTCATGGCCATGGGTCTCGTGGACATCGATCAAGGCAGCGCGGTGGTCGCCGCGCCAGATGCGCATTTCCCTGCTAACT ACATGCCTGTGTCTCAAGCAGCGAATTCTTCAACTGGGTGGTTCCTCGAAAAACAAAG GAGAAAGGCAGAAAGCCAGAAAAGACTCGTACTGGATAAGTTCAGCCAGGATGTGCCTTTACAGTGA